A region from the Paenibacillus humicola genome encodes:
- a CDS encoding sulfonate ABC transporter substrate-binding protein yields the protein MKLTFKPSVLTAFLIVMAAAAVLAGCSKSTTAVNAGGAASALGNADSASAGGKSPGTKEVRIGFQKYGTMNILKARGTLEKRLSPEGYSVKWVEFPGGPQLLEALNVGSIDIGHTGEAPPIFAQAAGAPLVYLGHEPASPKSEAILVPKNSPIQTVADLKGKKIALNKGSNVHFLLVKALEKAGVKYSDIQTVFLAPGDARVAFENGSVDAWVIWDPFFAAVQTATGARVLTDGKNLVSNNEFYIASRTYAEQNKPVVDAVLDELNKVDAWAKSNQKEVAEMLSKELGIDVPSLETASERRGYGLQPINESVIQAQQNIADTFFGLKLIPQKIRIADATSKDFTK from the coding sequence ATGAAGCTAACATTCAAACCATCCGTCCTGACCGCATTCTTGATCGTCATGGCTGCCGCGGCGGTTCTGGCGGGCTGCTCGAAAAGCACGACGGCGGTAAATGCAGGCGGCGCCGCGAGCGCCCTCGGGAACGCCGATTCGGCTTCGGCAGGCGGGAAAAGCCCGGGTACGAAGGAAGTGCGCATCGGCTTTCAAAAATACGGCACGATGAACATCCTGAAGGCGAGAGGGACGCTCGAAAAGCGTCTGAGCCCCGAGGGCTACAGCGTGAAATGGGTCGAATTTCCGGGCGGTCCGCAGCTGCTTGAAGCTTTGAATGTCGGCAGCATCGATATCGGGCATACGGGAGAAGCGCCGCCGATTTTCGCGCAAGCGGCCGGGGCCCCGCTCGTCTATCTCGGACATGAACCGGCCAGCCCCAAAAGCGAAGCGATTCTCGTTCCCAAAAACTCGCCGATCCAAACCGTCGCCGATCTGAAAGGGAAAAAAATCGCGCTTAACAAAGGCTCGAACGTTCATTTCCTGCTCGTGAAGGCGCTGGAAAAGGCGGGGGTGAAATACTCGGATATCCAGACGGTATTCCTCGCCCCGGGCGATGCGAGGGTCGCTTTCGAGAACGGCAGCGTCGACGCATGGGTCATTTGGGATCCGTTTTTTGCCGCCGTGCAAACCGCGACAGGCGCGCGAGTGCTTACGGATGGGAAGAATCTGGTTTCCAACAATGAATTTTACATTGCCTCCCGGACTTATGCCGAGCAAAACAAGCCTGTCGTCGATGCGGTGCTCGATGAGCTGAATAAAGTCGATGCGTGGGCGAAATCGAACCAGAAGGAAGTCGCGGAGATGCTCTCCAAGGAGCTGGGCATTGACGTTCCGTCGCTGGAAACGGCATCGGAGCGCCGGGGCTACGGGCTGCAGCCGATTAACGAATCCGTCATTCAGGCGCAGCAAAACATTGCCGATACGTTCTTCGGCTTGAAGCTGATTCCGCAAAAAATCCGGATTGCGGACGCGACGTCAAAGGACTTTACGAAATGA
- a CDS encoding sulfate ABC transporter substrate-binding protein — MKKRNGFYVLGLTLLLTAAVLSGCGSSGSGGSPSGSGSNPAGSGNSTKGAGTVTLTIGGYSTIKDEFEAIFPLFQKEWQDKTGQKVEFKESYQGSGSQARNITNGFEADIAALSLEGDIDKIVKAGLITHDWKSAPHGGMITDSIAVFGVRSGNPKGIHDWADLEKPGVQVLIPDPKSSGGARWDVNAIYGAGLKLSEEQGGKQDPAQAKALLAGIYKNVKALDKSGEASMSTFDNGIGDVIITYENELLSRIDSGKKYEAITPKYTTAIENPAAVVDKVVDKHGTRDVAEAFLNFLWTPEAQKIFAVHGFRSVLPEVQSSYADKYKQPAGLFDTGYLGGWDKVNTELYGDGGIWDQVVAGN, encoded by the coding sequence ATGAAAAAGAGAAATGGCTTCTATGTTTTGGGGTTAACGCTGCTGCTTACCGCTGCGGTACTTTCGGGGTGTGGGTCGTCGGGCAGCGGAGGCTCTCCATCCGGATCGGGATCAAACCCGGCGGGAAGCGGAAATTCAACGAAAGGGGCCGGAACGGTAACCCTCACCATCGGGGGCTACTCCACGATTAAAGACGAATTCGAGGCGATTTTCCCTCTCTTTCAGAAAGAATGGCAGGACAAAACGGGCCAGAAGGTGGAATTCAAAGAATCCTATCAAGGCTCGGGATCCCAGGCCCGTAATATTACGAACGGCTTCGAAGCCGACATTGCCGCCCTTTCGCTGGAAGGCGATATCGACAAAATCGTCAAGGCCGGGCTGATCACGCACGATTGGAAAAGCGCTCCTCACGGCGGCATGATTACGGACTCCATCGCGGTATTCGGCGTGCGCAGCGGCAACCCGAAAGGAATACACGACTGGGCGGATTTGGAAAAGCCCGGCGTACAGGTGCTCATTCCCGATCCGAAGTCGTCCGGCGGCGCCCGCTGGGATGTGAACGCCATTTACGGAGCGGGGCTCAAATTATCCGAGGAACAAGGCGGCAAACAGGATCCGGCGCAGGCCAAGGCGCTGCTTGCCGGCATTTACAAAAACGTCAAGGCGCTCGACAAAAGCGGCGAAGCGTCGATGTCCACGTTCGACAACGGCATCGGCGACGTCATCATTACGTATGAGAACGAGCTGCTGAGCCGCATCGATTCGGGGAAGAAGTACGAGGCGATCACGCCGAAATATACGACGGCCATCGAAAATCCGGCCGCCGTCGTCGATAAAGTTGTCGATAAGCACGGCACGCGCGACGTCGCCGAAGCGTTCTTGAACTTCCTGTGGACGCCCGAAGCGCAGAAAATATTCGCCGTCCACGGTTTCCGTTCCGTCCTTCCGGAGGTGCAGAGCAGCTACGCGGATAAATACAAACAGCCGGCCGGTTTGTTCGATACCGGTTACTTGGGCGGCTGGGACAAGGTCAATACCGAGCTCTACGGGGACGGCGGCATCTGGGATCAGGTCGTTGCCGGCAATTAA
- a CDS encoding YezD family protein, with protein sequence MSNEETGRLSAGIDEETLQWILKNLDGLKYGTVHITVHQGKIVQIDRTEKIRFDK encoded by the coding sequence ATGTCCAATGAGGAAACGGGGCGCCTTTCCGCGGGTATTGACGAAGAAACGCTGCAGTGGATTCTGAAAAATCTGGACGGATTGAAATACGGTACGGTTCATATTACGGTGCATCAAGGCAAAATCGTTCAGATCGACCGGACGGAAAAAATCCGGTTCGATAAGTAA
- a CDS encoding dipeptide epimerase: MRISSIVVRKIAVPLRKPFKTALRTVHTAESAIVRIETACGRSGWGEAPPTMAITGESLASIEAFILGIAPALTGEPVLEFERLLPRIHGAAAGNGSAKAALDMALHDLIAQHYGVPLYVWLGGCRSELETDYTVSVGDPRDMGDDAAEYADLGFSALKLKVGLGGADLDLARIREVRARVGPHLKLRLDANQGWEPKTAIRIIRKIEDEGLNVEWVEQPVKARDIEGLRQVTEAVDTDIMADESVFTPRDALEVLQRRACDAINIKLMKAGGVQRAAVISRMAEACGVPCMIGSMMETRIGITAAAHLAAGLRHITHVDLDAPLMMAADAVIGGVVYDACRMRLGDEPGLGIRGLASGFET, translated from the coding sequence ATGCGAATCAGCAGCATCGTCGTCCGGAAAATCGCGGTGCCGCTCCGTAAGCCGTTTAAAACGGCGCTGCGGACGGTGCATACGGCCGAATCGGCGATCGTAAGGATCGAGACGGCCTGCGGCCGAAGCGGTTGGGGAGAAGCGCCCCCGACGATGGCGATCACCGGGGAAAGTCTGGCCAGCATCGAAGCCTTCATCCTCGGCATCGCTCCCGCCCTGACCGGCGAGCCGGTGCTCGAATTCGAACGGCTGCTTCCGCGGATTCACGGTGCGGCGGCGGGCAACGGCAGCGCGAAAGCCGCTCTCGACATGGCACTGCACGACTTGATCGCGCAGCACTACGGCGTGCCGCTCTATGTGTGGCTGGGCGGCTGCCGGAGCGAGCTGGAGACGGATTATACGGTAAGCGTGGGTGATCCGCGGGACATGGGCGACGATGCGGCCGAGTATGCGGATCTCGGATTTTCCGCCCTGAAGCTCAAGGTCGGTCTGGGCGGCGCAGACCTGGATCTGGCGCGCATCCGGGAGGTTCGCGCGCGGGTCGGTCCGCACCTCAAGCTGCGTCTGGACGCCAACCAAGGCTGGGAGCCGAAGACGGCGATCCGGATCATCCGCAAAATCGAGGACGAAGGGCTGAACGTCGAATGGGTCGAGCAGCCGGTGAAGGCCCGGGATATTGAAGGACTCCGGCAGGTTACGGAAGCTGTCGATACCGACATTATGGCGGACGAGAGCGTATTTACCCCCCGAGATGCGCTGGAGGTGCTGCAGCGCCGGGCCTGCGACGCCATCAACATTAAGCTCATGAAGGCGGGCGGCGTGCAGCGAGCGGCGGTGATCAGCCGGATGGCGGAAGCCTGCGGCGTGCCCTGCATGATCGGCAGCATGATGGAGACGCGAATCGGCATTACGGCGGCGGCTCATTTGGCGGCCGGGCTCCGGCATATCACGCACGTCGACCTGGACGCTCCGCTCATGATGGCGGCCGATGCCGTTATCGGCGGCGTCGTTTACGATGCCTGCCGCATGCGGCTTGGCGACGAGCCCGGATTGGGTATTCGCGGGCTCGCATCCGGATTTGAGACGTAA
- the ssuC gene encoding aliphatic sulfonate ABC transporter permease SsuC: MSKPKRLQAFWSDYGLPWLLPVLLIIVWQLLGTAGFIPARVLPTPLAIVKAAIALSSSGELFEYIGISTQRALIGFAIGAAIGFALGFLNGIAPMMEKLTDTSMQMLRTIPHLSLIPLVILWFGIGEEAKIFIVALGVMFPVYLNTLHGIRSVEPGLIEMGRIYGLSGWKLFRTVILPGALPSILVGIRFALGIMWITLIVAETISSDSGIGYMAMNAREFFQMNVVVLSILLYAILGKLSDSIAKYMERSWLKWHPHYRQKP; this comes from the coding sequence ATGAGTAAACCGAAACGGCTGCAGGCCTTCTGGTCGGACTATGGACTTCCCTGGCTTCTTCCCGTCCTTCTGATTATCGTGTGGCAGCTGCTCGGTACCGCCGGTTTCATCCCCGCGCGCGTTCTGCCGACGCCGCTTGCCATCGTAAAAGCCGCCATCGCCTTATCGAGCAGCGGAGAGCTGTTTGAGTATATCGGCATCAGCACGCAGCGGGCGCTGATCGGCTTTGCAATCGGCGCTGCAATCGGTTTTGCGCTTGGATTTTTGAACGGCATTGCGCCAATGATGGAGAAGCTGACGGACACCAGCATGCAGATGCTCCGCACGATCCCGCATCTGTCGCTCATCCCGCTTGTTATTCTTTGGTTCGGAATCGGGGAAGAAGCGAAAATATTCATTGTCGCACTAGGCGTCATGTTCCCGGTTTATTTGAATACGCTGCACGGCATTCGGTCGGTGGAGCCGGGGCTTATTGAGATGGGACGGATTTACGGGCTGAGCGGGTGGAAGCTGTTTCGAACCGTTATTTTACCCGGCGCGCTGCCGTCCATACTCGTCGGCATCCGGTTTGCGCTCGGCATCATGTGGATTACGCTGATCGTCGCGGAGACGATATCGTCCGACTCGGGGATCGGCTATATGGCGATGAACGCCAGGGAGTTTTTTCAAATGAATGTCGTCGTGCTCAGTATCCTGCTGTACGCCATACTCGGCAAACTGTCCGACTCGATCGCCAAATACATGGAAAGGAGCTGGCTCAAATGGCATCCCCATTACCGTCAAAAGCCGTAA
- a CDS encoding ATP-binding cassette domain-containing protein → MASPLPSKAVNGRSAYSVPERENGLELEIREGTVRFGEKTVLDRVSLRIRPGEFLAVAGRSGSGKSTLLRLIAGLEKSEAEAVFFDGALSSGLRSDVRFMFQEARLLPWKTVLDNVRIGVPGGDRGKALVALQFVGLDDRAGEWPAVLSGGQRQRVALARAIAGSPRLLLLDEPLGALDALTRIEMQQLIERLWIERRFTAVLVTHDISEAVALADRVAVVEQGAITFDVPVALARPRERDGGFAQHEKLILNRVMTRGKQERESVRVL, encoded by the coding sequence ATGGCATCCCCATTACCGTCAAAAGCCGTAAACGGCCGGAGCGCGTATTCCGTGCCTGAACGGGAAAATGGTCTCGAGCTTGAGATTCGCGAAGGCACGGTCCGTTTCGGCGAAAAAACCGTGCTCGACCGCGTCAGTCTTCGCATCCGACCCGGCGAATTTCTTGCCGTCGCGGGCCGGAGCGGCAGCGGCAAAAGCACGCTGCTGCGGCTCATTGCCGGCCTTGAAAAGTCCGAAGCCGAGGCCGTTTTCTTCGACGGCGCCTTATCGTCCGGCTTGCGCAGCGACGTCCGGTTCATGTTTCAGGAAGCGCGCCTCCTTCCCTGGAAAACGGTGCTCGATAATGTGCGCATCGGCGTTCCCGGCGGCGACCGCGGCAAAGCGCTCGTAGCGCTGCAATTCGTAGGGCTGGACGACCGTGCCGGCGAATGGCCGGCCGTGCTGTCGGGCGGGCAGCGTCAGCGGGTTGCGCTGGCAAGGGCGATCGCGGGCAGCCCGAGGCTGCTTTTGCTTGACGAGCCGCTCGGCGCGCTCGATGCGCTGACCCGAATCGAGATGCAGCAGCTGATCGAGCGGCTGTGGATCGAACGGCGGTTTACGGCGGTGCTCGTGACGCACGATATCAGCGAGGCCGTGGCGCTCGCCGACCGCGTCGCCGTGGTGGAGCAGGGGGCCATTACGTTCGACGTGCCCGTCGCGCTCGCTCGTCCCCGCGAACGGGACGGCGGCTTTGCGCAGCACGAGAAGCTCATTTTAAACCGCGTGATGACGAGGGGGAAGCAGGAACGGGAATCCGTTCGGGTCTTATAA
- the cysT gene encoding sulfate ABC transporter permease subunit CysT, producing MQPVRAAFRSVLIGYLLILVVLPISAVYAKGFSLGWQPFWNEISGAIAWKAVVLTVKLSIVTTVIQAVIGTLSAFVLVRYRFPGRRLLSSLVDLPFALPTAVSGLMLLTLLGPSSPLGVWLEYAGVHLLYNETSIVIGMVFITLPFVIRTVQPLLEQFDSFEEQASYTLGAGKLFTFFNVLLPSVAPGIIAGSMLVFSRALAEFGAISMISGNLPGKTQVASVFIYTEIENYNTQGAAAVSVLLLTLSFAVLWTVNAVQKKRGTQL from the coding sequence ATGCAGCCCGTTCGCGCAGCATTCCGTTCCGTCCTGATCGGCTATCTGCTTATCCTTGTCGTACTGCCGATTTCGGCCGTTTACGCCAAAGGCTTCTCGCTCGGATGGCAGCCGTTCTGGAACGAAATATCCGGCGCAATCGCCTGGAAAGCGGTTGTTCTTACCGTCAAGCTAAGCATCGTCACCACCGTCATTCAGGCGGTTATCGGTACGCTGAGCGCATTTGTTCTCGTGCGGTACCGGTTTCCCGGACGCCGGCTGCTGAGCAGCCTTGTGGACCTTCCGTTCGCGCTGCCCACCGCCGTCTCGGGACTTATGCTGCTCACCTTGCTCGGCCCAAGCAGCCCGCTCGGCGTTTGGCTCGAGTATGCGGGCGTTCATTTGCTGTACAACGAGACGTCCATTGTGATCGGGATGGTGTTTATTACGCTCCCCTTCGTCATTCGAACCGTCCAGCCGCTGCTCGAACAATTCGATTCATTCGAGGAGCAGGCCAGCTACACGCTCGGCGCCGGGAAATTGTTTACGTTTTTTAACGTTTTGCTTCCTTCCGTCGCTCCCGGCATTATAGCCGGCAGCATGCTCGTCTTCTCGCGGGCGCTGGCGGAATTCGGCGCCATCTCGATGATCTCGGGCAATCTGCCGGGAAAAACGCAGGTCGCCTCGGTGTTTATTTATACGGAAATCGAGAATTACAACACTCAGGGAGCGGCGGCCGTGTCCGTTCTGCTGCTGACGCTGTCTTTTGCCGTATTGTGGACCGTCAACGCCGTGCAGAAGAAAAGAGGGACCCAGCTGTGA
- a CDS encoding sulfate ABC transporter permease subunit — MRKLFITVTVLLFFVILILPFASIVIGAFEGGFGPFIQSLGRPEALHALAVTGIITAIVLVLNTVIGLLLSLEIARGTWIAKWIRPFVNAVLDLPFAVSPIIGGLMIILLFGPNTLLGAFFEQNGFKIVFALPGMVMATVFVTFPFMIRELVPVLSELGTSQEEASATLGAGPVRTFFRITWPAIRGAVGYGLVLTAARSIGEFGAVLVVSGNIMNQTQTATTLVYQDSTDFNEIAANSMALLLALASVAVLLALEWIKLRKEVGGHVH, encoded by the coding sequence GTGAGGAAGCTTTTTATAACCGTCACCGTACTGCTGTTTTTCGTCATCCTTATTCTTCCTTTCGCGAGTATCGTCATCGGCGCGTTCGAGGGCGGCTTCGGCCCCTTTATACAGTCGCTCGGCCGCCCCGAGGCGCTTCATGCTTTGGCCGTTACGGGAATCATCACCGCGATCGTGCTGGTGCTGAATACGGTCATCGGTCTTCTGCTTTCGCTGGAAATCGCCAGAGGCACCTGGATTGCGAAATGGATCCGCCCGTTTGTCAATGCGGTGCTCGACCTGCCCTTTGCGGTTTCGCCGATCATCGGCGGCCTCATGATCATTCTGCTGTTCGGCCCGAACACGTTGCTCGGCGCATTCTTCGAGCAGAACGGCTTCAAGATCGTCTTCGCGCTGCCGGGCATGGTGATGGCGACCGTATTCGTGACCTTTCCCTTCATGATTCGGGAGCTGGTACCGGTCTTAAGCGAACTGGGAACGAGCCAGGAGGAAGCTTCCGCCACGCTTGGCGCCGGCCCGGTCCGAACGTTTTTCCGGATCACATGGCCCGCGATCCGCGGAGCGGTCGGTTACGGCCTGGTGCTGACGGCCGCCCGGTCCATCGGCGAATTCGGCGCGGTGCTGGTCGTTTCCGGCAATATTATGAACCAGACGCAAACCGCCACAACGCTGGTCTACCAGGATTCCACCGATTTCAATGAAATCGCGGCGAACAGCATGGCGCTGCTTCTCGCTCTTGCTTCGGTTGCCGTACTGCTGGCGCTGGAATGGATCAAACTTAGAAAGGAAGTCGGCGGACATGTACATTGA
- a CDS encoding cache domain-containing sensor histidine kinase — MLRLGKYWETRTLKKKLMFTFMPLVLIPMIFLTVLSSWIYSTQISKSIDHNVTNSLNLINNQLNTYLDELTRLSVLPYYNSQILTIMGQTGDISDSDYKQIQGLLSQAIRNPREDLQSVFIYRNDGQIFSSSIYNASINYQYDFKHSPWYKKAVAADGGVVFTGKVSDTRIINRPEPAFSVARAIKLYNGPVLGVTIIDVNFTGLESIFQNVDLGKGSNIVVLDENNQMIYSKNNNDIDRLSGIDFSKSMPRNLRDGRDKLIVHHIDSADTGWKIVGIVSEAEINQGKTILYRTILMVSAIIFVAIVIVSILLSNTITRPLKTLRMLMGKVENGDFNVSYQSLGGNLEISMVGRAFNKMNQKIDELINQVLEIRFKQQEAELNNLKLQIQPHFLFNNLEAVRALAEIGDRKGIAELTTALGGILRYSLTKQNDKVRLQDEINQVKRYLRIEQIRSGDALKVEYDLDEELLGCRTIPILLQPVVENCIHHGFGQINGQKRIAIAVKASRDGILITVADNGTGMAPDELAGLNAFLAGESKQFSFGNSGIGLQNLLSRIRLEYGAAYGIALASRQGAGMTVHIRIPRIDDGVPALKEGG; from the coding sequence TTGCTGCGATTAGGAAAGTACTGGGAGACGCGGACGCTCAAAAAAAAATTGATGTTCACCTTCATGCCGCTTGTGCTCATTCCGATGATCTTTCTCACTGTCTTGTCCAGCTGGATATACAGCACGCAAATTTCGAAGAGCATCGATCATAATGTGACGAATTCGCTCAATTTGATCAACAATCAGTTGAATACGTACTTGGACGAGCTGACGAGACTGTCGGTTCTTCCGTATTATAACAGCCAAATCCTGACGATCATGGGGCAGACGGGAGACATCAGCGATTCCGACTACAAGCAGATTCAGGGCCTGCTGTCGCAGGCGATCCGGAATCCGAGAGAAGACCTGCAAAGCGTGTTTATTTACCGGAATGACGGACAAATTTTTTCGAGCTCCATCTATAATGCGAGCATCAACTACCAATACGATTTCAAGCATTCGCCGTGGTACAAGAAAGCGGTTGCAGCGGACGGAGGCGTTGTTTTTACCGGCAAGGTGAGCGATACGCGCATCATCAATCGTCCGGAGCCCGCGTTTTCGGTGGCCAGGGCGATCAAGCTGTATAACGGGCCCGTCCTGGGCGTCACGATTATCGACGTCAACTTTACCGGTTTGGAAAGTATTTTCCAGAATGTCGATTTGGGCAAAGGATCGAATATCGTCGTATTGGACGAAAATAACCAAATGATTTACAGCAAAAACAACAACGATATCGACCGGCTGTCCGGCATCGATTTCTCGAAGAGTATGCCCCGGAATTTGCGTGACGGCCGCGACAAGCTGATCGTCCATCATATCGATTCGGCCGATACCGGCTGGAAAATTGTCGGCATCGTATCGGAGGCGGAGATCAATCAAGGCAAAACGATTCTGTACCGGACCATTTTAATGGTATCGGCCATTATTTTTGTGGCGATCGTGATCGTCTCCATTCTGCTGTCCAATACGATTACGAGACCGCTCAAAACGCTTCGAATGCTGATGGGGAAAGTGGAAAACGGCGATTTTAACGTTTCGTACCAATCGCTCGGCGGCAACCTGGAGATCAGCATGGTCGGCAGAGCGTTCAATAAAATGAATCAGAAAATCGACGAGCTGATCAATCAGGTGCTGGAAATCCGCTTCAAGCAGCAGGAGGCGGAGCTGAACAATTTGAAGCTGCAAATCCAGCCTCATTTCCTGTTCAACAATTTGGAGGCAGTCCGGGCGCTGGCGGAAATCGGGGACCGCAAAGGAATTGCCGAGCTGACGACGGCGCTCGGCGGCATCCTGCGCTACAGCCTGACCAAGCAGAACGACAAGGTTCGGCTTCAGGATGAGATCAACCAGGTCAAACGTTACCTGCGAATCGAACAAATCCGCTCGGGAGACGCGCTGAAGGTCGAATACGACCTGGACGAAGAGCTGCTCGGCTGCCGGACCATCCCGATCCTGCTGCAGCCCGTCGTCGAAAATTGCATTCATCACGGATTCGGACAAATCAACGGGCAGAAGCGGATTGCCATTGCCGTGAAGGCTTCGCGCGACGGCATTCTGATTACGGTCGCGGATAATGGAACAGGGATGGCGCCGGACGAGCTGGCCGGGTTGAACGCCTTCCTGGCCGGCGAATCGAAGCAATTTTCGTTCGGGAATTCCGGAATCGGTCTGCAAAATTTGCTCTCCCGCATCCGGCTCGAATACGGCGCCGCTTACGGGATCGCGCTCGCCAGCCGGCAGGGGGCGGGAATGACGGTTCATATTCGAATCCCCCGCATTGACGACGGCGTGCCGGCGCTGAAGGAAGGAGGATGA
- the ssuD gene encoding FMNH2-dependent alkanesulfonate monooxygenase, with protein sequence MEVFWFIPTHGDGRYLGSGNGARAVDDAYTRQIAQAADRLGFGGVLLPTGSSCEDAWVVASSLIPVTTKLKFLVAVRPGLMSPTLSARMAATFDRLSHGRLLVNVVTGGDPVELAGDGLFLEHDTRYEVTSEFLEVWRRELSGETVDLEGEHLRIKGGKVLYPPVQKPYPPLYFGGSSPAAQQVAADHVDVYLTWGEPPAEVANKIARVKELFNQRGRKVRFGIRLHVIVRETEEEAWRAAESLIKYVDDDAIAAAQKVFARFDSEGQKRMTRLHGGDRSGLEISPNLWAGVGLVRGGAGTALVGDPETVAKRMLEYRDLGIETFIFSGYPHLEEAYRVAELLFPLLPLAQHEATGPISTSPFGELIANEIKPPVRTPVS encoded by the coding sequence ATGGAAGTGTTCTGGTTTATTCCTACGCATGGCGACGGACGATATTTGGGCAGCGGCAACGGCGCCAGAGCGGTAGACGATGCCTATACACGGCAAATTGCCCAGGCGGCGGACCGGCTCGGATTTGGCGGCGTGCTCCTTCCGACGGGCAGCTCCTGCGAAGATGCATGGGTGGTCGCCTCTTCGCTTATTCCGGTTACGACCAAGCTGAAGTTTCTCGTCGCCGTCCGTCCGGGCCTGATGTCGCCGACGCTCTCGGCACGCATGGCCGCGACGTTCGACCGTTTGTCCCACGGACGCCTGCTGGTCAATGTCGTAACCGGCGGCGACCCGGTCGAGCTGGCGGGAGACGGGTTGTTTCTGGAACACGACACCCGCTACGAGGTGACCTCCGAGTTTCTGGAAGTGTGGCGCCGCGAGCTGTCCGGCGAGACGGTCGATCTCGAAGGGGAGCATCTCCGGATTAAAGGCGGCAAGGTGCTGTATCCGCCGGTTCAGAAGCCTTATCCGCCGCTTTATTTCGGCGGCTCTTCGCCGGCGGCGCAGCAGGTAGCTGCCGATCATGTCGATGTTTACCTCACCTGGGGCGAACCGCCGGCGGAGGTGGCAAATAAAATTGCCCGCGTGAAGGAGCTTTTCAACCAGCGGGGACGAAAAGTCCGTTTCGGCATCCGTCTGCATGTCATCGTGCGGGAGACGGAGGAAGAAGCCTGGAGAGCGGCGGAAAGCTTGATCAAATATGTGGATGACGATGCGATTGCGGCCGCGCAGAAAGTGTTCGCCCGGTTCGACTCGGAAGGACAGAAACGGATGACGCGGCTTCATGGAGGAGACCGTTCCGGGCTCGAAATTTCGCCCAATCTTTGGGCAGGCGTCGGACTTGTCCGCGGCGGCGCGGGAACCGCGCTGGTAGGCGATCCGGAGACGGTGGCGAAACGGATGCTCGAGTACAGGGATCTGGGCATCGAAACGTTTATTTTTTCCGGCTATCCGCATCTGGAAGAAGCTTACCGCGTTGCGGAGCTGCTCTTCCCGCTGCTGCCGCTTGCGCAGCACGAAGCAACAGGCCCGATTTCCACCAGTCCGTTTGGAGAGTTGATTGCAAATGAAATTAAACCGCCCGTGCGGACGCCGGTCAGCTAA
- a CDS encoding ABC transporter ATP-binding protein, with protein MYIEARNLEKRFGSFHAIKQVSFEIEKGDLVGLLGPSGGGKTSILRMIAGLETPTAGEIYLDGKLANPIPVQERGIGFVFQNYALFKHMSVFDNIAYGLRVKKYGRDAIKSRVLELLKLMELEGTEHKLPHQLSGGQRQRVAFARALAPEPRLLLLDEPFAAIDAKVRKSLRLWLRRLISEFGITTIFVTHDQDEAIEVADDLIIVQNGQIEQQGSPWQIYNEPASAFVASFVGESNKQPTPLPLTGFPELEAFRDGGEWRDGVSVLIRPESITVRPERTQHLKAAGQTGTVMHVHFRGDSWYLEMELDAGAKWFAYQPMSERPFETGDRVNVLVHQLLLFTTEETRVLENRALEDPMPVHI; from the coding sequence ATGTACATTGAAGCGCGAAATTTGGAGAAACGGTTCGGCTCGTTCCACGCGATCAAGCAGGTCAGCTTTGAGATTGAAAAAGGAGACCTGGTCGGGCTGCTCGGACCGAGCGGCGGCGGAAAAACCTCCATTCTGCGCATGATCGCCGGGCTTGAAACGCCGACGGCGGGCGAAATTTATTTGGACGGCAAATTGGCGAACCCCATTCCCGTCCAGGAGCGCGGGATCGGATTCGTCTTCCAGAACTATGCGCTGTTCAAGCATATGAGCGTCTTCGACAACATCGCTTACGGGCTCCGGGTGAAAAAATACGGCCGCGACGCGATCAAAAGCCGGGTGTTGGAGCTGCTGAAGCTGATGGAGCTGGAAGGCACCGAACATAAGCTCCCGCATCAGCTTTCCGGCGGCCAGCGCCAGCGTGTCGCTTTCGCCCGGGCGCTCGCCCCGGAGCCCCGTCTGCTGCTGCTAGACGAGCCGTTTGCGGCAATCGACGCGAAAGTCCGCAAATCGCTGCGGCTGTGGCTGCGCAGGCTGATCAGCGAATTCGGCATCACGACCATTTTCGTAACGCACGACCAGGACGAGGCCATCGAGGTTGCGGACGATTTGATCATTGTCCAGAACGGGCAAATCGAGCAGCAGGGCTCGCCTTGGCAAATTTATAACGAGCCGGCATCGGCCTTTGTCGCTTCCTTCGTCGGCGAATCCAACAAACAGCCGACTCCCCTCCCGCTCACCGGCTTCCCGGAGCTGGAAGCCTTTCGGGACGGCGGCGAATGGCGGGACGGCGTCAGCGTCTTGATCCGCCCGGAATCGATTACGGTCAGACCGGAACGGACGCAGCATCTGAAAGCGGCAGGCCAAACCGGAACGGTAATGCACGTTCATTTTCGCGGCGATTCGTGGTATCTGGAAATGGAACTGGACGCCGGGGCGAAATGGTTCGCCTACCAGCCGATGAGCGAGCGGCCGTTCGAAACCGGAGACCGCGTCAATGTGCTGGTGCACCAGCTGCTGCTTTTTACAACGGAGGAAACACGCGTATTGGAAAACCGCGCTTTGGAAGATCCGATGCCTGTTCATATTTAA